From Acinetobacter suaedae, one genomic window encodes:
- a CDS encoding heavy metal translocating P-type ATPase: MAHQQSSSCCSGNKSAIIYEYIDPVCGMQVAETSEHSFDYQGVRYLFCSAGCQQKFSAHPKNYLNVDKTEQKASSCCPEEKQQKQSSCCDTQKEELTVTETSSCCAPKPDASKASTCCDHKTQLQPTKPEVKKSACCGGGHAHQVTDGETEIDPVCGMSVKTTTDLKTDHQGKTYYFCNPSCLEKFKNDPEFYLIPVDQRPVPEGAMDMDYTCPMDPEIVQKGPGTCPICGMALEPMQPTLDEGPNPELVDFSKRFWTTLPLSLLVVVLAMGSHIHAFISPHIQPWLELILSLPVVLWAGYPILQRCWVSYKTGHLNMWSLIGVGVLAAFIYSVVATIFPSLIPVEAKTGHGVAVYYEAACMIVSLSLLGQVLELKARSQTANSLKALLRLQPSKAKLVQDDQVVDVDIAMIKQGDVLQIASGEQIPLDGVVIEGKTYVDESMMTGEPVPVKKEKDDQVIGGTINQQGSIRIQTTAVGTNTTLAKMIQTVADAQRSKAPLQRIADVVAKYFVMVVLAISVLTFIAWMVFGKAQFDLALMCAVAVLIIACPCALGLATPMSVMATTGRAAQKGVLFKDAEAIEALSKVNTLIIDKTGTLTEGKPSLKKIQPLSKTYTQAQIELWIASIEQYSTHPIAQTLTKLVEPTQLLNVIDFEDVTGFGVKGQIDGKTLYIGSQKLVDQLGLTFSESLTKQLDQMRSQGDVISFLMSEQEVIAYVSIHDAIKQNAKAVIDQLHADGIDVIMATGDHEKNAQMVAEQLGINQVYGNCDPKQKLEIVKQVQAEGKVVVMAGDGINDAPALAQANVGIAMGTGTDIAKQTAQVTLVKGDIQGVAHAVHMAKLGVKNMKQNLAFSFVYNGLGVPVAAGLFYPLTGLLLTPMFAAVAMSLSSLSVVVNALRLNRS, encoded by the coding sequence ATGGCACATCAACAATCTTCATCATGTTGTTCAGGTAACAAATCGGCAATTATTTATGAATATATTGACCCTGTATGTGGGATGCAGGTTGCTGAAACATCTGAACATTCTTTCGACTATCAAGGTGTTCGATATTTATTTTGTTCGGCTGGTTGCCAACAGAAATTTAGCGCGCACCCAAAAAACTACTTAAACGTGGATAAAACTGAGCAAAAAGCATCATCTTGCTGCCCTGAAGAAAAGCAGCAAAAGCAGTCAAGTTGCTGCGATACTCAGAAAGAAGAACTGACAGTTACAGAAACATCTTCTTGTTGTGCTCCAAAACCTGATGCATCTAAGGCAAGTACATGTTGTGATCATAAAACTCAATTACAGCCGACTAAACCAGAAGTGAAAAAATCTGCGTGTTGCGGTGGTGGACACGCACATCAAGTTACTGATGGAGAAACAGAGATTGATCCTGTTTGCGGTATGTCAGTGAAGACAACAACCGATTTAAAAACAGATCACCAAGGCAAAACATATTACTTCTGTAATCCTTCTTGCTTAGAAAAATTTAAAAATGATCCAGAATTTTATTTGATTCCTGTCGATCAGCGTCCTGTGCCTGAAGGGGCAATGGATATGGATTATACCTGTCCGATGGATCCCGAAATTGTGCAAAAAGGACCAGGAACCTGTCCGATTTGTGGTATGGCATTAGAACCAATGCAACCGACTTTGGATGAAGGTCCAAATCCTGAGTTAGTTGATTTTAGCAAGCGTTTTTGGACAACTTTACCTTTAAGTTTATTGGTTGTTGTTTTGGCAATGGGATCGCATATTCATGCTTTTATTTCTCCCCATATTCAGCCTTGGCTTGAATTAATTTTAAGTTTACCTGTCGTACTCTGGGCAGGTTATCCAATTTTACAACGTTGTTGGGTGTCATATAAAACAGGACATCTCAATATGTGGAGTTTGATCGGTGTCGGTGTACTTGCTGCATTTATTTATAGTGTTGTGGCAACGATTTTCCCATCACTGATTCCAGTTGAGGCAAAAACAGGGCATGGTGTTGCCGTATATTATGAAGCCGCCTGTATGATTGTTTCACTGAGTTTATTGGGACAAGTTTTAGAACTGAAAGCGCGTTCGCAAACAGCGAATTCACTAAAAGCTTTATTACGTTTACAACCGAGTAAAGCGAAGTTAGTTCAAGATGATCAAGTGGTTGATGTTGATATTGCCATGATCAAACAAGGTGATGTATTACAAATAGCTTCGGGCGAGCAAATTCCTCTGGATGGTGTGGTGATTGAGGGGAAAACCTACGTTGATGAATCCATGATGACAGGTGAGCCCGTACCTGTGAAAAAGGAAAAGGATGATCAAGTGATCGGTGGAACCATCAATCAACAAGGTTCAATTCGTATCCAAACGACGGCTGTAGGTACCAATACAACTCTGGCAAAAATGATCCAAACCGTCGCTGATGCACAGCGTTCCAAAGCACCATTACAACGGATTGCTGACGTAGTCGCAAAATATTTTGTGATGGTGGTTCTCGCAATCAGTGTTTTGACATTTATCGCATGGATGGTGTTTGGTAAAGCGCAATTTGATTTAGCGTTAATGTGTGCGGTAGCAGTTTTAATTATCGCATGTCCTTGTGCTTTAGGTTTGGCGACACCGATGTCTGTGATGGCAACAACAGGTCGAGCCGCACAGAAAGGTGTTTTGTTTAAAGATGCTGAAGCGATTGAAGCTTTGAGTAAGGTAAATACCCTAATTATTGATAAAACAGGGACATTAACTGAAGGAAAGCCAAGCTTAAAGAAAATTCAGCCATTGTCTAAGACATATACTCAAGCACAAATTGAATTGTGGATCGCGTCCATTGAACAATATTCAACACATCCGATTGCACAGACCTTAACCAAATTGGTTGAACCTACGCAATTATTAAATGTTATTGATTTTGAGGATGTTACGGGTTTTGGAGTAAAAGGGCAGATCGATGGTAAGACCTTGTACATTGGTAGCCAAAAACTTGTGGATCAACTTGGTTTAACCTTTAGTGAGAGTCTAACTAAGCAACTTGATCAGATGAGATCACAAGGTGATGTGATTAGTTTTCTGATGTCTGAACAAGAAGTGATTGCTTATGTATCGATCCATGATGCAATTAAACAAAATGCGAAAGCGGTGATTGATCAACTCCATGCGGATGGTATTGATGTCATTATGGCAACAGGTGATCATGAGAAAAATGCACAGATGGTAGCAGAACAACTTGGGATTAATCAGGTCTATGGAAATTGTGATCCAAAGCAAAAGCTTGAGATTGTGAAACAGGTGCAAGCCGAAGGAAAAGTTGTCGTGATGGCAGGTGATGGTATCAATGATGCACCAGCACTTGCACAAGCTAACGTGGGTATTGCGATGGGAACAGGAACAGATATTGCCAAGCAAACTGCTCAAGTGACTTTGGTAAAAGGGGATATTCAGGGCGTTGCACATGCGGTTCATATGGCAAAACTAGGCGTGAAAAATATGAAGCAAAACCTTGCTTTCTCATTTGTATATAATGGATTGGGAGTACCTGTTGCAGCAGGATTATTCTATCCATTAACAGGCTTATTGCTCACACCGATGTTTGCTGCTGTCGCAATGTCGTTAAGTTCCTTATCGGTTGTTGTGAATGCTTTGAGATTAAATCGCTCATAA
- a CDS encoding MerR family transcriptional regulator — protein sequence MNLTIGRLAKACQLNVETIRYYQRIGLMRIPESTQSYRYYHQQDIETLNFIQKAKDAGLQLNEIKELLTLNLGDRVEVRHVIEQRLNKIDERIKELQGLKQRLSTWLDECKTTENECCPILLELKKSI from the coding sequence ATGAACCTTACTATTGGTAGACTGGCAAAAGCATGTCAGTTAAATGTTGAAACGATCCGATACTATCAACGGATTGGTTTAATGCGTATACCTGAAAGTACACAAAGCTATCGCTACTATCATCAACAAGATATAGAAACCTTAAATTTTATTCAAAAAGCAAAAGATGCTGGTTTACAACTCAACGAAATTAAAGAGCTGCTCACTTTAAATTTAGGAGATCGCGTTGAAGTACGCCACGTCATAGAACAACGTTTGAATAAAATCGATGAACGTATAAAAGAATTACAAGGGCTTAAACAACGTCTTTCAACATGGCTGGATGAGTGTAAAACTACAGAAAATGAGTGTTGCCCTATCTTATTAGAACTGAAGAAATCAATTTGA
- a CDS encoding SWIM zinc finger family protein, whose amino-acid sequence MSWQRQYLAYDQDSLATYANTGLVRRALKDIEAGKVILQTEQSEHITIESDGQQVGLSSAGLVNASCTCPATGACKHIVAAVLYLQQHLQKPVQQPIVKPVPDSATEIQGATVELTEQHKNDIQLNLIEEILAFDLSQIGKKIGKAQTQKAIKLARLWQQEQQTELLEEEYSLKIRIKSLAEDIIYVAGAGFAGMLSNLEKDQPAYYLAALSEVQRLQGKFWTELELSETENLTVLSESERQFIIELKDDLAQLIEFGLSHVNEMTARQLHLLNMSARSESLPRLAGMLRQLSGQVSRLLNRDEHSSEHETLLYLAQMNAYLYQLEHAKGEVLVRLRGRSRRQYEVDQEQIDLELLPLGARWWRTLGGARGLTLYFSEQDNPQIFEVTLARTENNDPNFNRYNAWSQQSIWMMTAQQLMQKKVRLQQPRFSENNRLSASGQSRALPLNSLDNLQDFSVYQHIGFNDWKKLQQRWQQQLQSIDGVDQTVMLNISDYDSPQVDEIEQCLWWAVYDQNQSAIHLRLDWKTSEIEKIRQLERFCTQKIQINSVFVYCQIKEHELVLSPMSLLITQNEKTRLFNLDFDQWVEPKKTLKESLVGRIEQLLARKQQQKKQVPPSKGLGQKVCEPILDILLSQSCSGRMILSRSQIETLQQQRQLAADAGMNILARQLTLMLEASKLNVGSILQLAYLCDLTLKMQVRFPIQLNV is encoded by the coding sequence ATGAGCTGGCAACGCCAATATTTGGCTTATGATCAAGACAGTCTTGCTACTTATGCAAATACTGGTTTAGTTCGCCGTGCCTTAAAAGATATTGAGGCAGGAAAGGTGATTTTACAAACGGAGCAATCTGAACACATCACCATTGAGAGTGATGGTCAACAGGTTGGTTTATCATCGGCAGGTTTAGTTAATGCATCATGTACCTGCCCAGCAACAGGTGCTTGTAAGCATATTGTTGCAGCCGTTTTATATCTGCAACAACATTTACAAAAACCTGTTCAGCAACCGATTGTAAAACCAGTACCAGACTCAGCTACAGAGATTCAAGGTGCGACGGTTGAACTGACTGAACAGCATAAAAATGATATTCAGCTCAACCTTATCGAAGAAATATTAGCATTCGATCTTAGCCAAATTGGCAAGAAAATCGGTAAAGCTCAAACTCAAAAAGCTATTAAACTAGCTCGGCTTTGGCAACAAGAACAACAAACGGAATTATTGGAAGAAGAGTACAGTTTAAAAATTCGTATCAAGAGTCTAGCTGAAGACATTATTTATGTTGCAGGGGCTGGTTTTGCTGGAATGCTGTCCAATTTAGAAAAGGATCAGCCCGCATATTATTTAGCTGCTTTAAGTGAAGTACAACGACTGCAAGGAAAATTCTGGACTGAGTTGGAACTCAGTGAAACAGAGAATCTCACAGTTCTGAGTGAGAGTGAACGTCAATTTATTATAGAACTCAAAGATGATCTTGCTCAGTTGATTGAATTTGGTTTATCACATGTAAACGAAATGACTGCACGACAATTACATCTACTGAATATGTCAGCTAGAAGTGAATCATTACCACGTTTGGCTGGAATGTTAAGACAGCTTAGTGGTCAGGTCAGTCGACTTTTAAATCGTGACGAACATAGTTCTGAACACGAAACATTATTGTATTTAGCGCAAATGAATGCGTATCTCTACCAATTAGAACATGCTAAAGGTGAGGTTTTAGTTCGCTTAAGAGGCCGGTCACGTCGTCAATATGAAGTGGATCAAGAACAAATAGATTTAGAGCTTTTACCTTTAGGCGCGCGTTGGTGGAGAACATTAGGTGGAGCTAGAGGATTAACTTTATATTTCTCAGAACAAGACAACCCTCAAATTTTTGAGGTGACACTAGCACGTACTGAAAATAATGATCCAAACTTTAATCGTTACAATGCGTGGTCCCAACAAAGCATTTGGATGATGACAGCCCAACAACTCATGCAGAAAAAAGTACGACTACAGCAGCCACGATTTTCAGAGAATAATCGTTTATCGGCATCAGGGCAAAGTCGCGCTTTACCATTAAATAGCTTAGATAATCTTCAGGATTTTAGTGTCTATCAACACATCGGATTTAATGATTGGAAAAAACTACAACAACGTTGGCAGCAACAATTACAAAGCATTGATGGTGTTGATCAAACGGTAATGCTTAATATTTCTGACTATGACAGCCCTCAAGTTGATGAAATTGAGCAATGCCTGTGGTGGGCGGTCTATGATCAGAATCAATCAGCGATACATTTACGTTTAGATTGGAAAACATCAGAAATAGAAAAAATTCGTCAGCTCGAACGTTTCTGTACTCAAAAGATTCAAATCAACTCTGTTTTTGTGTATTGCCAAATTAAAGAACATGAGCTGGTCTTGTCACCTATGAGTTTATTAATCACGCAAAACGAAAAAACACGACTGTTTAATTTGGATTTTGATCAGTGGGTTGAGCCTAAGAAAACCCTAAAAGAAAGTTTAGTGGGACGTATTGAGCAACTCCTAGCGAGAAAACAACAACAAAAAAAACAAGTTCCCCCTTCAAAAGGTTTGGGGCAGAAAGTTTGTGAACCTATTCTAGATATATTACTTAGCCAAAGCTGTTCAGGGCGAATGATATTAAGCCGTTCTCAGATTGAAACTCTCCAGCAACAACGTCAGTTAGCCGCAGATGCAGGAATGAACATACTTGCAAGGCAACTTACATTAATGCTTGAGGCTTCTAAATTAAACGTTGGGTCAATTTTACAGTTGGCTTATCTTTGTGATTTAACATTAAAGATGCAGGTCCGTTTTCCTATACAGCTAAATGTTTAG